gcatgtttattctcaggtattaaagaaatctatgcatttgctcattttaaagatattacttggagtcattcatggcatatttcaaaagatgttgtattcaagtcgttgagttcaataaagattattattaagtaaatgacagattaggtcatttatagattggatattatgaaatggtatgcatgtctgtcaactttcgatgaaatgaaagtttgtcttttaaaaacgaatgcaatgtttgtaaaatgtatcatatagaggtcaaatacctcgcaatgtaaccatatattattgtattcgtccttatcgattaggacgggtcgctacactTGAAATtcagatttcaaatcggggtttgcacaattattggagttaaaacattcgatccactcttttctacaaatcaagcactcaaatccGAAATCTATTCATCCattacgattttggtttgatcaataaGCAACTACATCACATGACTGCCGTTAATTGGAATTGGGTCAAGACGCCTAGTGGACGTGCATCAGGTGAATTGTGTGATTTATTCACCATTCTTACTTGTGTCTCGCTTAATAATAGGGCGGACACTAGGAATTTGACATTGGATACTAACGATTCATTGTCGACAAAGAAGCTGGCTAATCTCATCGATGAACATAAGCTTATAGCAGCACAAACCTCTACCGAAACTATATGTAACACAGTCACTCCAAGGAAAGTCGGCATTTTTGTTTGGAGAGCAAAGAATCTAAGACTACCAACGCGTTCCAAACTCGGCAAGAGGGGTGTCGATCTTGACACTCTTTTGTGTCTGATTTGCAAATTTGATATTGAATTAGTCGAACGTATAGTCAGCTTGTACAATGCAAGTTTGTTTCTCAAGTATGGGCTAAGTTCTAAAATGGTGGAATATTGACAATCAGATTATCTATAGCATTCAACGAATCATTTTTTGTGTAATCCTGATATTATTAAATCGGATTCAGGAAAAACTATTGGGCAAGCCACAAGATGGGTCGGAGGATATACAATTTTGGAAGCATAGAAATCTCAACCCATTTCGCAAACTATTTTTTTCTAGTTAAAAAAAAACAAAACCTGAATTTAATATAACTTCACAAACCAACTGTTAGAAATAGGGTATGATTTGAATGTCCGaattgattcttgaatcgtgtattcattttctctataaagtattttgaCCCAATGATTGCGTTGGTTCCACGAAATCTTTACATGGATAAGATAAGAACGCAATTAGTGTTTTAGCAATAAAATCACTAATTAAATTGTCAGAGATGATGTGTGATTTCCGGTTGTTGTGTATGAATGCAGAATGCCAAAAAACGGATAAAAAAATTCTTAAATTGGCAGTTAGGAAATGAAAGGGTGTAACCCTTCATTTAGGCGGGGAAAATCTGTTATACGAAAAGGTATAACACTTGGCTGAAAATCTATTGGAATAACctcttggaccccgcaagggggcgcggCCCCTTGACCCCCGCAATTTACGCGACAATTAGTAGCTAACTCTTACCGGCGTGTACTCCACACTATCCGAACCCGTTGTTAAGTATAACTGGCTACTCATGCATTCAAGTAAATCCCAGAACTAAAATGAATGTTAGATGACACTAAATCACCAACACCAACTGACGAGATATGACTGAATCTCTACAACCTTTGGCGAAGAGTCCCATCAGATCAAAAAGGATCACGGGTCGATTGTcgacttttttttcttttttcttaaaTCAAGAACTCATAGACATCCATGTGTATCCATTCATCAACTTTTTCAAAAAAATGTTACAACTTTCACGGTACGAAAAGGATGAACATTCAATATTAGTTGTTGCCTATGCTTAACCATGAAAAAACAGTTGGATATAAATGTACGATACCGTTTCCTCGTATCCAACTTATAAACTGCTAGAAAGAAGTTTCAGGTGAAGCATAACCTCTTCTTTGAGTTGATCTCTTCTTAATTTCCCAGACGTTGTCAACGGAAATTTCTTATTCCACCTTATAAATATTTTGGGAACTTTGAAACTGCAAATTCATATAAACCAGAAATTCAACATAAATCTGCACAGCAACGAATAGAATATATATATCAACAGTAGTTTGAACAATAATTACCCGCTCAAATTATTTGCTCTACAAAATTGCTGTAGTTTTTCACTTGATATCGATCGTTCTTTATCTGTAACTGAGTCATCTGCACTCGCTTCTACCCATTTCCAGTTATCGTGTAATTTGATACACGCAACCACCATCTCCGTCAAACGCACATCTGGAAGTCCAATGACTGCAACCTCAAATATTCCAGGATGTTTTAACACGACGGTTTCTACCTACATTGAcaactttttttttaataattttttatattttaattcttaaAAAATTCGTAATGAGTTCAATGCTTACCTCTTCAGGATAAATGTTTTCGCCTCCACTTTTGATTCTCCCTTTCATGCGTCCGATAAGCCATAAATTACCATCATCATCTATTCGTCCGATATCACCAGTTTCATGCCAGCCACCATTTTTACAATCTTCGTTCGTTGGATTTTGGTTCCAGTAGCCAATCATTAAGTGGGGTCCCCTTGTTAGTATCTGCCCAATATCAGTGGGACCCTCAGTGCTGATTTTTAACTCAACGTGTGGTGCTGGCTTTCCTACACAAACACCCTCCAACTGGTACACCGTACTTAGCTTTCTTGCTTCGTTTGTAGGATCGTTAAGGGTCAAAAAAGTTAGAGAAGAGCAACCCTCTGTCATCCCTTTTATAAAAACACACTAAAAATCAGAAAAGAAAACTGAGCTCGATTCAACATCTAAATTGGATGAAcaaaaacagaaatataaatataaaccaACCGTAAGCGGTAAAAAGGCTAGCTTGAGAGAAGATGTCGGTTGCATCTTCGATTAGTTTGGTTGAAAGGCTACCACCACCATTTAAAATCTTGTTAACCATAGGTAATGTTTGTGTATCCTTTGTCCTGAATATCTGATACAAGATTaatatataattacttttgaataaatatttatctatatctatatatgataAATAAATACCTGATTAAAGAGATGATATCAGACATAATTGCGGGAACTGTTATAAAAGAAGTCACAAGATACTTTTCAATTGCTTGAAGAGCCGATTTTGCTTCAAATTTGGCCAACAACACGTGACGTCCTCCTACCATTAGCATGGCTAAAGCCGACGATAGTCCACCCACGTGGCCTAGTGGAGCTGTATGCAAATACACCTGCATTTTTAGAGAGCAGCAAACATAGATAAAAAATTTCGAGGATGATTTTCAAAATAGTATTTTTTGAGCGATATTTCACGTCAAGTTAAATGGAAAAATATGAAAACGTGTATGTACATCGTGCTCGTTGTAACCAATAGCAGCGATCTTGGCTAGAGATTGTACACTCAAAGCTGAATGGCTTAACATGACACCCTTTGGCCTCCCGGTAGTCCCTACATACAAAATTAGTGAATACACACTGCATattagaaaaaataataataaaaaataaacttGGGCCCAAAAgggaacaacaaaaaaaaaaagaaaaaaaaaagtccaCTGCGCATATGAGACATAATGAAAAACATTATCGAAAAACCGAGTACCTGAAGTGAAACATATGATTGCTGTGCCATTGGAAGTTGAAGAGTAGTCGAATGAATGTGATCTTGGAGATGGCTTTTTTAGCTTGTTGGTGGTTAAAACTGCCAAAAAAATGATATAATAACGTGAAATTTCAACAACTTTTGCTGTTATAAGTTTATAACAAAAAAGTTACATACTGTTCTCTGTAGAACTGTATTTAATATCGGCGTCCATGAGAATGTGCCATTTTATAGACGGAACAGAACGAAGTTGGAACTCTGAATGCCAGTTTGATTTGTATTCGTCATCTGTCACCAACATAATCGGTTTCACATCGTCCATAGCAATTAAAGCCTCTTCCAAGCTCTAAAAATGTTTAAAACTTAAAATCATATGAAAAAAGTGAAAATTTTAATAGATGTACTATAGTCGGTAAATTAGAGAAATTGTAGAATAGTTAATGAGTCTTGCTTACCCATCGGTAGTTGAGGGTCGCAGCTATTGCCCCAATAAACGTTATGGCCAATAACCACTCCAAATATAAATCACTGAAATGATTACTTGATTATATCATTATATAGGCAATAATATATTGGTGctaatttgaaatattaatgttAACATCCAACACAGTATCAATTAACGGCTgcttgaaattgcaataaaagtacaAAGTAGCATCTTTCTAGCTATATACAAATTACAATTTGACAATACTCattttattatttacaacatatataatgataataatgaaaatggcTAATATCGAATTCTGGTAATTACATCTAAATATTCTacattttaaaatttaaatattaaaTCAAGTACTGTACACATAACATCTAAACTCTAAAATTTATTTCAGTTTTCATGACAATACTATTCGAGTTTCACGAATATTACAACCGATATCTGTTTCGGCATGTCAACATAATTCACAACATTTATATTTCTGTAATTTTAAAATTTATGCAGAGAATGATGAATGATTTTGATTAGAAACAGAAATTCAAACCTAGAACGTCTGATATCATTCGTGACAATTTCTTATTTAAAAGGTACAATCATAATTGAAATTTTATaatcaatataatataataatataattagcaGTAGCAGAAgtagacaataataataataataataataataatctgaaTCTAGTTATATACAAAAAGTAACAAAAACAGAGTAAGTTCAAGGAACCTGTTGAAAGCAGAAATGGCTACAATGTCTCCGGGTTTAACACCGAGTTGGATGATTCCATAAGCAAGTTCCAAAACTGAGTCAACAAACTGTTGACCGGTTTTAACTCTTGTGCCGTAGATTGTGATCGGAGAATTACGCCGGAAAGTTGATAGTCTGCTCAAACACTgacaaatatgatgatgatgatgatgatgatgatgatgatgatgattatgagatgCGTTTGAGTCGcagttgctgatgctgctgctcaTTTTGTGAATTTGAATGGATAATTGGATAGTGTAATCTAACGGTGTTATCTAAAGACATAAAAGGGTATTTTTGTCACAGtgttttttagtttattttaatttaatttataatttcatatataaatcatcataaatcataaatcatcatcatcatcatcatcatatcatcatatcatcatatcatcatattcatatatatatatatatattactctaataacttctaattctaattctattgTCCTAAACAAAAAAAACAcgtataaaaacattattattactactttgtaTATTTAATCAGTTTTAGTTTTAGTTCTTATTGTTTACctatttttttttatcttaaacgtatgtattaaaacataaaataacaACATAAAATAAATTTGAATTTCACTTCAACCCACCATAGCtaaccaccacacaccaccacctTGCCGCCTGTATTTCTTCTTCTCCATTTTAATTCTTCTTTCAATTCTTCAATATTTTTACCCCAGCAACCACCATTTCCATTTTCAGCCACAAGGTGAACTTTTCTCCTCTCTGCCTGCCGTCCCCATATTCATCCGGCAATTTCAACCACTCCGGTCTGCACCATCTTTTCCGGCCAGTCTCCTGGCTGATGATGGTATGACCCATATGTCGAAGCCTAATGGCTTTTCGTCTTCAGCGTCGTGTGATCCTCGAGTTACttcgtttttgatttttaatttccCGGAATCATGGACTCGGGTTGATTGTCGGAAAGTCTACGAGAAGTATGGTGCTCTTATAGATGTATATTTCGCTCGGAAGAGATTGTCGAGTGGACAACGATTTGGTTATGTTCGTTTTCAAGGTATTACCGAGATCGATTCTTTTTCCAAGGTCTTGAATTCCATCCAAATAAATGGAAGATGGATCCGTGCCTATAAGGCTTTGGAGAAGAACAGTGAAGGGGTAgaatttcaacattacagatttcGTGAAAAGAAAAATGACGACCTTCCCCCCTGCAGAAATCAAGAACCCATCCCGAACATTGATGGATTAGAAGATTTTCCTCCGGCTCCTTGGAACCGGGGCCAATCTAACCCAGTTAAATGGGGGAACACAAACACTACTGCCTCATCTGCAAATCTCGACTCCAAGTCGTTTAAATGGCCTGCAACTAATCGTATTGAAATTAAGATTGGAGGTAAAAACTTCGAGTTTAACCTACCTGAGTAGGTGAGAAATCACAACCTCGTTTTTAGTTTCAACAATGATCGTGTTTCATGGACGTTGATCAATGTCAATGATTCTCCGGTAATGGCTAATTGTGGGAACGTCTCGAAGGAACCCCACGGCATCCCTAGCGTGGGAGATTCGAATTCGTCGGGTACGGGGGAAAAGGTTGATTTTCAATCGATGACGGACCAAAACTCTAATGTGACAGCGACGTGTGTAGGAAATAATTTTAAATCAAGCGAAGATATATCAATTGGGCAAGTTGAAGATGGTGTTGGGTCACCAGAAATCGTGGCTGACCTTGAAGAAGGGGAATTCATTCCTTCTCCGTCAGACGGTTTTTCGGATTCTGTCTCCTCACCGGATCTAGTGTCCAACGTTTTTCCGGTGACAGGTGATGATCGGGTTTCGAGgaaagagaaagagaaagataTCGAGATTAGCAATAGTGTTGCAGGTATCAAGAACTCGCGTGAAGTTGGGTGTACCAAGGAACCAGTGGATAATTCGGTTGCCCCAATGCAGTTTCAAAATCAAATTGGAGTTGGGCCTGAACATGAGCTTAATGGGCCAATTCAGTTTAATGAGTCTAAGGTGGGATGTAATTCAAACGGACTAGTCCCTCCTCCAGCAGTGAATGGAAACGTTTCGGGTGAGAAGATTTATGTCGACTCAAACGAGGTTATCGCCTGTCAATCATCCACTGCTGTAGCTCGTTTTCGTGGCAAGAGGAAAAAAGTCCATCCCCTAATTaaaagtcatttcattaaacatgtGTGGAAAATGAGTAACATGAAGCGTTGTCAACGTCGGGAAAACTTTCGATGGCAAGATCGATTTTTCATAGATAATGTGATGAAAAATTCGATAGAGGACGAGGATGATGATGATTGCTGCTCTTGTTGTTCTTCATGTGCGTCCTCGGAGTCGGATACTTAGTTGCCCGACCTGTCGTGGTGTGCGTCATTTTTTGTCCTCGCGTTTTTGTGTTTTATTATTTATGTCAGTCCGTTTTGTTGTGAGTTTTTAGTTGGGTGTAGTCGTGGATGTAGTTTCGTGCTTTTTGcttctagctccttgctagttcATTTCGTGTAATTtttcataattaataaaattaacttgcctttcaaaaaaaaaaaataactttaccTTATTTTTTATATTCTTTgtattagattttttttttttttttttttgcaaaaatattaatatgtatatatatatataaaagatccgAGGATCCGGTGGTACAATATTGAGCAGATCATATGGATCTGTTGAGAAATTAATTGGTCACAAGTGACCAAAACACATTAACTCTCGCTATGTTCGTTCTAAGTACTATGAACGACTACAATGAAACAAGCGAGCACAATTGGAATAACACAAGAATTACATACAAACAATATCACCAATCCTAAACCTAAAACATACACATAAACCCGATCCCGTATCCAACCCCGCACCAACACTCCTCAAAAACCGCAAATTCAAATCATTTACCGGacaacccaagaacacctaactCGAGGCCTATTTGAACACTTAATTTaggatataataaaaataaaaactagtgATCAATAAATTAAGAACAGTAGTAAATAGTACAGTAATAGTAGCACGGCAATGTTATAGTTTGACTAAAAAGCCATAAGTCAACTATTGACACGGTAACGATCATATAAAAAGCCATAAGTAAAGTTATTTGAAACTTTACTTTTCTAAATCATTTTTTTATAACTTTTCTAATGGTTGTCATTGAGGAATTAAGATATGCAATTATTTTCTTGTACCGCTGAATTGAATAACCACTCATTCTCTAGAATAATCAACAAAAAAAACCACCAATTCTTACTCAATTTATTCTTTAAAGACAACCCTTAGATTTTACTTATTAAACTTTATAAATTGAAATCTTctttaaaacaaaacaaaacaaaacatacATATATCAGAATATAAGTAATTTGACATCCATTGAGAGGTCTCATCCATACACACACATTATGCATGTATAAGAAAGTATTAAATGGGCTTGGTGTTTGAAGGGGAACTTGTGAACAGACAAATAAAATAAAACTGACCAAAATCCCATTTGTAAATTTTCAAAGCTTTATTTTCTTCCTGTAGCGGTTTTAAAAACCGAAAAAGAATCAAAGATGTATCCTAGCAATTGTTCAATAACCAAAAAACATATCCTATAACCTATATATGTCTACCATATCTTAGATTCTTAACTTCTGATGCTGATTTCTATTTTaagaaaccaaaaaaaaaaaaaccaattctATAACCAAAAAGATGTTGCCCAAAATTTCAAGAAACAGCAGCATCTTTTGTATTCTATGTTATTCAGTTAAGTTTGCTCCTCCAGTACTCCACACATTTACGCTCGTGATCAAGAGCCTCAATCGCCTgatagacaaaaaaataatcattcaacatCTAATTTAACATTCCAGATTCATATATCTACTCATTAGTTATAAAtatattacacatacatatatcaaacataaatagctcaaacattcaaccaaatttaattataataacaattaaaattaACCTAATTTTGACCTACCTTGACTTTGACCGACTCAACCCGACTTTACTAACTTTGAGCAACTTTGATACGACTTTTTAACGTTGACCGTATTTTTAGAGTTTACGGGCAAACGGGACACCAAAATGACTAGTCAGCTGACTTTTGCAACACTCCTCAAAAATCCATTCTaccttaaaacttttaagtttctaTTGTATGTATCAAATATTCAAAAAAATGTTATTGCAAGTATCCAACAACATATATAATGAGCCACGTTATCTAACCGTTAGATACATACAACAAAAATAACTGAAAGCTTGATATGTAGTATGGAAGTAACTGCTAAAGTTTGATACTTTTTTGGAACACTTCCAAAACTttagaataaaaaaaaaatcataaaacaAAATACTATCTACATACCTGAATAACAGGTGGCGAAGATAACccaaacatttcaagcccattaaCACTACGCAACGGTTTTAATGCGTTATTTTCCAACTTAACAATCTCTCGATTTAGCCTTTCGAGAAGCAACTTCCAGCACTTATCTGCGGACAAATCGATAAAACTCTCACTAGGACACTCTTCCAAGAAAACCTAATATTTCATCACAAAAACAACAAAGTTACTAATGAGTGGTTTAAatcataagttaaaactaataataaAGAGATAAATAAAAAATGCAATTAAAGGTTAATTAAACCTTAAATACAGGACCAATGAGCCCGCCATCATTAATTTCCGCTATGTAGTCGCTCATAACCATTGGGTTCAAAAAACTAAAATATTTTACTCGGCTTCGGTATCCTAGAAATGAAAACTAAAGTTAAAACAACAAATCAACTAATTGAATAAACGAGAATAGTGAGATTATGATGCTACAACAAACCTTTCGGGAATATCGCTTGCGTATTACACCATAATTTTCCAAATGCTAAAGATCCAATATTTATAACTTGGCCACAAACTTTACCAACGTTTGAATCATGATTATTTGATAAATTGCTGGTTTCCTCTTTTATTGGATACTTTATTTGATATAATTCAAGGTTTTTTGACGCCCATTTTTGCAGAGCACCTGATATACCCTCGAGTGAGTCAACAATCATAGTTAATTCGTCGAAACTATAGCGGAGATACACAGAATGTTGATCCGGTTCACACGAACATAAAAGATGCGCGTGTTTTAAACACGAGAAACGAGTAGAATTGCACTTGCATGTAACAGCAGACATGTGTAAGTCATAAAAACATAGAAAACATTCTTTCTCGTTTGTCGTATCGAAGTCGTCTTCCATTTTATGAAACTGAAAACCGGCATCTAGTTGTTCAATCCTTTTTACCTCCATTTCGACTCTCGCCTGAAATATCATAAGGTAGAGAAAAAAATAATTAGAACCCAACAACCAACATTAAAACAAAAAAGCaccattatatttatatttatatttatatttatatttcaaaCAATCAGCAAAATGTGTTTTGGGTCAACCCAACCCGAACCGACCCCGAGTTTTTTCCTCATGTATAAAAGCACCCATTTCGACCCGTGACCCGCCCATCTTCCCATTTATTGGTTTCTTAGATAATTTACCTTTACGGAATTCGTAAGTATCCCCGCCTTTCCACAAACGCGTTTCCAtctttcattctcgggatcaacttTATTTAGAACCAAAAGCTCCCATAAAGCCCTGACCGCTTCCCGAGCTGACACTAATAGCAACTTGTCATGAGATATAGACGTCTTGCGTCGTTGCTCGCCGTAAAGCTCAACGGCACTTTGCCCATGTTGTAGCCAATCAACCGGCGCCACATTGACAGCCTCGGCACAATTAAAACCGCAATTGAATCCGGCATGATATGCCCTTGGGAACGTAACAATGAAGTCTCCCGAACATTGTGTGGCACGATATACAGGTACACCCTCGGTTTTAAGAACGTTAGGGGATAACTGTGTAACAAGTTGATGGAGTAGATCTGGTTGTTCGTCGAATAAATCAGGTAGATGCTTCCGCATCGCATCCTCCAAGGCTGTCGCGTGGCTTCCGGGTACACCGTACCATATTTTTGGGTCACCGAAATGCATGTAGTTTACCGAGTAAAGGTGGTGATCTTCAACATGCTTTtcatataccaaaaaaaaaaaaaaaaaaaaaaaaaaagtcaggtATCTCATTTAACAATAACaacttcacaaaaaaaaaaaaaaaacacaaatcaTATAGAGGAAAAAAAGGGAAAATAGCACATAAAGGCTACTTAAACCCACTTCTATTTAAGGTAGAATATTTCAGTTTTGCTAACGACAACCCCTAGGGTTGTTATTAACGCGCTTTAAACAATTGTACATTCATGTAACCGCCACCACTAAATTCACTAAATTAATAAGTGACCGCTATGTACAACTGCTTAAAGCGCGTTAACGCGACACCTCTAAAAGAGTAAGAGGTGTCATTAGCAAAATCCtataaatttatattatttttCAATTTAAGGTACGGAGCTCGTTTTTACCCAACAAAATGACGAGAAGCACATGCCAACGTATAACCACGGAACCAAAACTCCCGAGATATCACATCCTTCGAAAGCTAACACGGACCCCGGAAGGCGGGGGAGGTTATTCAAATTCCATCCCGACTTCACGTATTTATTCACCTCATTATTTTCAACGCACGCGCTTTTCGGAAAACCGCTCTCGAATACACCCGTCTCGAGATCCGCTCCATAGTACACCTCAACCTCATCCGTTGGTTGTTCGATTATTCTCCAATATTCACCCTCAATTTCGTTAATTGACGGTCCCAAATCTTCCTTATTCTCA
The window above is part of the Rutidosis leptorrhynchoides isolate AG116_Rl617_1_P2 chromosome 1, CSIRO_AGI_Rlap_v1, whole genome shotgun sequence genome. Proteins encoded here:
- the LOC139871431 gene encoding lysine-specific demethylase JMJ18-like isoform X1, whose protein sequence is MATIMNEELDTNSTLRRRSLTRLQPSDSISGAQVSTDKQKRDQSSNNTPKDYHSNDSSVSPRHQKVTARWDPSEACRPNVDEAPVFYPTHEEFEDTLGYISKIRPLAEAYGICRIVPPASWKPPCSLIKENFWHHAKFSTRIQQIDLLQNREPMKKKRGRKRKRNSTKVGARRMNTDSNASSDNDNDKFGFRSGSDFTFQEFVDFAVNFKKHYFGIYDESSKRIVDGCDENKEDLGPSINEIEGEYWRIIEQPTDEVEVYYGADLETGVFESGFPKSACVENNEVNKYVKSGWNLNNLPRLPGSVLAFEGCDISGVLVPWLYVGMCFSSFCWHVEDHHLYSVNYMHFGDPKIWYGVPGSHATALEDAMRKHLPDLFDEQPDLLHQLVTQLSPNVLKTEGVPVYRATQCSGDFIVTFPRAYHAGFNCGFNCAEAVNVAPVDWLQHGQSAVELYGEQRRKTSISHDKLLLVSAREAVRALWELLVLNKVDPENERWKRVCGKAGILTNSVKARVEMEVKRIEQLDAGFQFHKMEDDFDTTNEKECFLCFYDLHMSAVTCKCNSTRFSCLKHAHLLCSCEPDQHSVYLRYSFDELTMIVDSLEGISGALQKWASKNLELYQIKYPIKEETSNLSNNHDSNVGKVCGQVINIGSLAFGKLWCNTQAIFPKGYRSRVKYFSFLNPMVMSDYIAEINDGGLIGPVFKVFLEECPSESFIDLSADKCWKLLLERLNREIVKLENNALKPLRSVNGLEMFGLSSPPVIQAIEALDHERKCVEYWRSKLN
- the LOC139871431 gene encoding lysine-specific demethylase JMJ18-like isoform X2; translation: MATIMNEELDTNSTLRRRSLTRLQPSDSISGAQVSTDKQKRSSNNTPKDYHSNDSSVSPRHQKVTARWDPSEACRPNVDEAPVFYPTHEEFEDTLGYISKIRPLAEAYGICRIVPPASWKPPCSLIKENFWHHAKFSTRIQQIDLLQNREPMKKKRGRKRKRNSTKVGARRMNTDSNASSDNDNDKFGFRSGSDFTFQEFVDFAVNFKKHYFGIYDESSKRIVDGCDENKEDLGPSINEIEGEYWRIIEQPTDEVEVYYGADLETGVFESGFPKSACVENNEVNKYVKSGWNLNNLPRLPGSVLAFEGCDISGVLVPWLYVGMCFSSFCWHVEDHHLYSVNYMHFGDPKIWYGVPGSHATALEDAMRKHLPDLFDEQPDLLHQLVTQLSPNVLKTEGVPVYRATQCSGDFIVTFPRAYHAGFNCGFNCAEAVNVAPVDWLQHGQSAVELYGEQRRKTSISHDKLLLVSAREAVRALWELLVLNKVDPENERWKRVCGKAGILTNSVKARVEMEVKRIEQLDAGFQFHKMEDDFDTTNEKECFLCFYDLHMSAVTCKCNSTRFSCLKHAHLLCSCEPDQHSVYLRYSFDELTMIVDSLEGISGALQKWASKNLELYQIKYPIKEETSNLSNNHDSNVGKVCGQVINIGSLAFGKLWCNTQAIFPKGYRSRVKYFSFLNPMVMSDYIAEINDGGLIGPVFKVFLEECPSESFIDLSADKCWKLLLERLNREIVKLENNALKPLRSVNGLEMFGLSSPPVIQAIEALDHERKCVEYWRSKLN
- the LOC139901242 gene encoding 2-succinylbenzoate--CoA ligase, chloroplastic/peroxisomal, with the protein product MGHTIISQETGRKRWCRPEWLKLPDEYGDGRQRGEKFTLWLKMEMVVAGITPLDYTIQLSIQIHKMSSSISNCDSNASHNHHHHHHHHHHHHICQCLSRLSTFRRNSPITIYGTRVKTGQQFVDSVLELAYGIIQLGVKPGDIVAISAFNSDLYLEWLLAITFIGAIAATLNYRWSLEEALIAMDDVKPIMLVTDDEYKSNWHSEFQLRSVPSIKWHILMDADIKYSSTENILTTNKLKKPSPRSHSFDYSSTSNGTAIICFTSGTTGRPKGVMLSHSALSVQSLAKIAAIGYNEHDVYLHTAPLGHVGGLSSALAMLMVGGRHVLLAKFEAKSALQAIEKYLVTSFITVPAIMSDIISLIRTKDTQTLPMVNKILNGGGSLSTKLIEDATDIFSQASLFTAYGMTEGCSSLTFLTLNDPTNEARKLSTVYQLEGVCVGKPAPHVELKISTEGPTDIGQILTRGPHLMIGYWNQNPTNEDCKNGGWHETGDIGRIDDDGNLWLIGRMKGRIKSGGENIYPEEVETVVLKHPGIFEVAVIGLPDVRLTEMVVACIKLHDNWKWVEASADDSVTDKERSISSEKLQQFCRANNLSGFKVPKIFIRWNKKFPLTTSGKLRRDQLKEEVMLHLKLLSSSL